A region of Candidatus Hadarchaeales archaeon DNA encodes the following proteins:
- a CDS encoding L-threonylcarbamoyladenylate synthase, translating into MTEVLKVNPLRPEKEVIERAAEIIRRGGIVAFPTETVYGLGANALDENAVRKVFEVKQRPADNPLIVHISRLDDLYLLASEVPEIANKLVSSFWPGPLTIVLPRSEIVPDVTTGGLWTVAIRMPSHPVARALIEASEVPIAAPSANLAGKPSPTSASHVFQDLGGKIDMILDGGEIIHGVESTVLDLTTSPPTLLRPGPVSVEELEALIGKVSLHPVVVGESEEVLVAKSPGMKYRHYAPEAELVVIEGRPELVRRKMEEILLEKKMKGLKVGAVVTDEMADLQVDVVKVVGSRKNVREIAKNIFRVLRELDAEGVRFAVIEGIEPKGIGLAVMNRLVKAAGHRVIRV; encoded by the coding sequence ATGACAGAGGTTTTGAAAGTGAATCCTCTGAGACCGGAGAAAGAGGTAATCGAGAGGGCGGCCGAAATTATAAGGAGAGGGGGAATTGTCGCTTTTCCGACCGAAACTGTGTATGGGCTGGGAGCGAACGCTCTTGACGAGAATGCTGTTAGAAAGGTCTTTGAGGTTAAACAGAGACCTGCGGACAATCCGCTGATCGTTCACATTTCGCGCCTCGACGACCTTTATCTTTTAGCGTCAGAAGTCCCAGAAATCGCAAACAAGCTTGTGTCTTCGTTCTGGCCAGGACCACTTACGATCGTGCTTCCGAGGTCGGAGATAGTTCCGGACGTGACGACAGGTGGTTTGTGGACCGTAGCCATCAGGATGCCGAGCCATCCTGTTGCTAGAGCTCTTATTGAGGCTTCTGAAGTTCCCATCGCCGCACCTAGCGCAAATCTGGCCGGAAAGCCAAGTCCCACATCCGCTTCACATGTTTTTCAAGACCTTGGTGGGAAGATAGATATGATTCTTGATGGCGGAGAGATAATCCACGGAGTTGAATCCACGGTTCTCGATTTGACGACTTCTCCACCTACTCTTCTCAGACCGGGACCGGTGTCAGTGGAAGAATTAGAAGCTCTCATCGGAAAGGTCTCCCTTCACCCAGTGGTTGTCGGAGAGTCTGAGGAGGTCCTTGTTGCAAAGTCCCCAGGGATGAAATATAGACATTATGCTCCCGAAGCGGAACTCGTCGTTATCGAGGGACGCCCAGAACTCGTACGCAGAAAAATGGAGGAAATTCTGCTCGAGAAAAAAATGAAGGGTCTGAAGGTCGGTGCCGTGGTGACGGACGAAATGGCAGACTTGCAGGTGGACGTTGTGAAGGTTGTTGGGTCTAGGAAAAACGTCAGGGAAATCGCGAAAAATATTTTCAGGGTTTTGCGTGAGCTGGATGCCGAGGGGGTTCGTTTCGCCGTGATTGAGGGTATAGAGCCGAAAGGAATCGGGCTGGCTGTTATGAACAGATTGGTAAAGGCTGCGGGCCACAGGGTGATCAGAGTGTAA
- a CDS encoding Lrp/AsnC family transcriptional regulator gives MQRSDTERKILLELLKDSSRSIVEIARATGISRQTVAAKLRHLKGKIRFTIRLNSADLGLSTRAYVFIKEKPDPVLRKRLEDEVKKMKEVGRFYRLFGRYSSVLEVLVRNEDELSGVIQKIHRLGGIEETETFIVRGVVKEEPEEPFIRVLQCGSK, from the coding sequence ATGCAAAGATCGGACACTGAGAGGAAAATTTTGCTCGAGCTGCTTAAGGATAGTAGTAGGTCAATAGTCGAAATCGCTCGGGCTACAGGGATTTCAAGGCAAACGGTTGCGGCAAAGCTGAGACATCTTAAAGGCAAGATTCGCTTTACGATAAGATTGAACTCCGCCGATTTGGGACTTTCGACTAGGGCCTACGTTTTTATTAAAGAGAAACCAGATCCCGTTCTGCGAAAAAGACTGGAAGACGAAGTAAAGAAAATGAAAGAGGTCGGGAGATTTTACAGGCTCTTTGGGAGATACAGCAGCGTGCTAGAAGTGCTTGTTCGAAATGAGGACGAGCTCTCCGGCGTCATTCAAAAGATTCACAGGCTGGGAGGAATCGAGGAGACGGAGACGTTTATCGTTCGTGGCGTGGTGAAGGAAGAGCCCGAGGAGCCCTTCATAAGGGTTCTTCAGTGTGGGTCTAAGTGA
- a CDS encoding ATP/GTP-binding protein has product MVPLNIVILGTAGSGKTTLTSGFGKWIKKNIGKSVSFINLDPGCESLPFSPDFDIREWFTIEKLMREEGLGPNGAMVRVSELLEENAENFSKRVREFSADIRLIDTPGQMEIFLFHGGAEFIKHLDGVTVAVFLLDAKTMRTSTDIVFARLLELSIGLELGVKTIGVINKIDQAKKEMEALLADAQLLQKNLEREIGGVEVDLALRLYKILMEFLPPARFPRICAKTCEGFQELYDIIYETFCACGDLT; this is encoded by the coding sequence ATGGTTCCACTTAACATTGTCATTCTAGGAACAGCCGGATCTGGAAAAACCACACTGACATCGGGTTTCGGAAAATGGATAAAGAAAAACATTGGCAAGTCGGTTTCGTTTATAAATCTCGATCCCGGCTGCGAAAGTCTCCCATTTAGTCCGGATTTTGACATCCGTGAGTGGTTCACGATAGAAAAGCTCATGAGAGAAGAAGGACTCGGACCAAACGGCGCAATGGTAAGAGTATCGGAATTGCTCGAGGAAAACGCTGAAAATTTCTCTAAAAGAGTGAGGGAATTCTCCGCCGATATCAGGCTAATAGATACACCAGGTCAAATGGAAATTTTTCTATTCCATGGCGGAGCTGAGTTCATAAAACATCTGGATGGAGTAACAGTCGCAGTTTTCCTCCTGGACGCCAAAACTATGCGAACTTCAACAGACATAGTCTTCGCGCGTCTCTTGGAACTCTCGATCGGTCTCGAGCTCGGAGTAAAAACTATTGGAGTGATAAACAAAATTGATCAAGCAAAAAAGGAAATGGAGGCACTTCTAGCGGATGCCCAGCTCCTGCAGAAAAATCTCGAGAGAGAAATCGGAGGCGTTGAAGTCGACCTCGCCCTGCGACTTTACAAAATTCTAATGGAATTCTTACCTCCAGCCAGATTCCCGAGAATATGCGCAAAGACTTGCGAGGGATTCCAAGAACTCTACGACATCATTTACGAGACCTTCTGCGCATGTGGTGATCTCACTTAG
- a CDS encoding PGF-pre-PGF domain-containing protein encodes MRREMISLAVSTLLLLSIVGSVGAPEQQLSGSATVTSAADFYIVISPSATSVNRGENVKVTVYVYAIGGFSGTVTLSAPDAPSRIEVSFVPQSGTPDFSSTFELRVTPFQPAGVYNITVRGVSGALTRENTLTLTVNQENNVESFSEHTISNIPPGGSATIFPTGVRIENVTIYMQEGQGATNVGIKVADLMERNSWLPPLPVKEYKYVYIDKENIDHIDRVEITFTVEKSWLQTNNLTPYSIILFRWETNKWVPRPTTLIGDTGTAYRYRAIWPGLSNGGIGGDNNPPSVPVLTSPENGKTVTSPVTLDWQDSIDNEGYVQRYHVQVDNDPDFSSPEVDENTPDNTSSYQVVLTPGTYYWRVRAQDNAGNWSDWSASRYFVVTVAPPGAYDIEHAQLMATIGVIIDIVIEGDIDWGTVSVNAHNVTPPAPVDNYWIRILETTTVSVDLYAKAENDAVPENIPGMYLAKSGGDNNIENIQFWKLPIGESGNENFLVARTVLEKIPWLVNLRKPPVGISYDEYNVFPALSTAPDQLGGIYYGRLTIKAVESS; translated from the coding sequence ATGAGAAGAGAAATGATATCTCTGGCGGTTTCAACACTTCTTCTGCTTTCGATAGTGGGAAGCGTCGGAGCTCCAGAACAGCAGCTTTCCGGGTCCGCCACAGTAACTTCTGCCGCTGATTTTTACATCGTGATCAGTCCTAGTGCAACGAGTGTCAACAGAGGAGAAAACGTGAAGGTGACGGTTTACGTCTACGCGATAGGAGGCTTCAGCGGAACAGTTACTCTGTCGGCGCCTGACGCTCCTTCTAGAATAGAAGTTTCTTTCGTTCCACAAAGCGGAACGCCGGACTTCTCGTCAACGTTTGAACTCAGAGTTACACCATTCCAGCCGGCGGGTGTTTACAACATAACCGTCCGCGGGGTCTCAGGAGCGCTCACGAGGGAAAACACTTTGACTCTCACCGTTAATCAGGAAAACAATGTGGAATCCTTCTCGGAACACACAATTTCAAACATACCCCCGGGTGGAAGTGCTACAATCTTCCCCACTGGAGTTAGAATTGAAAACGTAACTATATATATGCAAGAGGGACAGGGAGCAACAAATGTGGGGATAAAAGTCGCAGATCTGATGGAAAGAAATAGCTGGCTACCACCACTACCAGTCAAGGAGTACAAGTATGTTTACATAGACAAAGAAAACATTGATCACATTGACCGCGTGGAAATAACCTTCACGGTCGAAAAGTCTTGGTTACAGACAAATAATCTGACTCCATACTCGATAATTCTGTTCAGGTGGGAGACAAACAAGTGGGTGCCAAGACCGACAACGCTAATTGGAGACACAGGAACCGCCTACAGGTACAGAGCAATCTGGCCGGGACTGTCTAATGGAGGAATTGGTGGAGACAACAACCCGCCCTCAGTACCTGTCTTAACGTCTCCTGAAAATGGAAAGACAGTGACGAGCCCGGTGACGCTCGACTGGCAGGACTCTATTGATAACGAGGGTTACGTCCAGAGATATCACGTACAGGTGGATAACGATCCCGACTTTTCAAGTCCAGAGGTTGATGAGAATACTCCAGACAATACCTCATCTTATCAGGTTGTACTAACACCCGGAACGTACTACTGGCGTGTGAGGGCTCAAGACAATGCTGGTAACTGGAGCGATTGGTCTGCTTCAAGATACTTCGTCGTCACCGTTGCTCCGCCTGGCGCATATGATATAGAGCATGCACAGTTGATGGCGACCATCGGAGTCATTATTGACATAGTGATTGAAGGAGACATCGACTGGGGAACAGTAAGCGTCAACGCGCATAATGTCACACCGCCAGCTCCTGTCGACAACTATTGGATCAGAATTCTTGAAACGACAACGGTATCAGTCGACCTGTACGCAAAGGCTGAGAACGATGCGGTTCCCGAGAATATTCCAGGAATGTATCTAGCCAAATCCGGAGGAGACAATAACATCGAGAACATCCAGTTCTGGAAGTTGCCTATCGGAGAAAGTGGAAATGAAAACTTCCTAGTTGCAAGAACTGTGCTTGAGAAGATCCCGTGGCTTGTTAATCTCAGAAAGCCACCGGTGGGTATTAGCTACGACGAATACAACGTCTTCCCAGCTCTCAGCACAGCTCCCGACCAGCTCGGAGGAATTTACTACGGTCGGTTGACCATTAAAGCCGTAGAAAGCTCCTGA